Sequence from the Microbacterium sp. AZCO genome:
GGGCTGCGCGGAGGGTGACTACTCGCTCGCGACGAAGTAGCGGTCGAGGGTCGCGGGATCGGCGATCGCGTCGGGGTCGAGACCCTGCACGACGACCCCCGACTCCGACGGGCGCACGAGGAACAGCTCGCGCGCGTGCTCGTTGACGGTCGCCGGTCCGTACCCCACCCGCAGGCCGAACAGCTTCCGGACGACGGGCCAGGCATCCACCGTCCTCACCAGGCGCGCGCGGTCGCCGAAGCGGAAGCCGCGCTCGGCGCCGTAGCGGCGCAGGCGCGCGGGTGAGTCGAACGCGGGGTCGTACGACATCGCGACGACGGCCCGCTCGCCCCCGGCGAGGGCCGCGAGTCGCGTGATCGTGAGCGAGCAGCGCTGCGGGTTCATGCAGCGGGTGTAGAAGAAGGCGAGCACCGTCTCCTCCTCGAGCAGGTCGGCGAGGGTCTGGGCCCGGCCGTCCTGGTCTTCGACGGCGATCGCGCGGAGAGCCGCGGCATCCACCGGGAAAGACGGCGGCGGGATGCTGCCGGCCGGCGCCTCGCGCGCCGCGCGCTGCTCGTCGAGCGCGTCGAGCAGCTCGCCGCGGGCCGTCCGCATCCAGGTCGGCGCGACGCTCCCGGGCTGCCAGCGCACGTAGACATCGCTCGTCGAGATGCGGTCGGCGGCCGCGCGCAGCAGTTCGGTCCAGTCGCCGGCGTCGCCGCGCACGGCTCGGGCGGCTCCCGCGAGGACGACGGGGCTCGCGCTCGTGCGCAGCTCCTCGGCGACGATCGCGCGCGCGTCGGC
This genomic interval carries:
- a CDS encoding SCO family protein is translated as MPRPVDLLIAELLARPVAADDLRQDAPHAQGLSQADAERVRAHLLASFEARGIPADARAIVAEELRTSASPVVLAGAARAVRGDAGDWTELLRAAADRISTSDVYVRWQPGSVAPTWMRTARGELLDALDEQRAAREAPAGSIPPPSFPVDAAALRAIAVEDQDGRAQTLADLLEEETVLAFFYTRCMNPQRCSLTITRLAALAGGERAVVAMSYDPAFDSPARLRRYGAERGFRFGDRARLVRTVDAWPVVRKLFGLRVGYGPATVNEHARELFLVRPSESGVVVQGLDPDAIADPATLDRYFVASE